A window of the Sporomusaceae bacterium genome harbors these coding sequences:
- the rpmH gene encoding 50S ribosomal protein L34, with translation MKRTYQPNTLWKKRTHGFRERMKTKGGRLVLKKRRARGRKRLSA, from the coding sequence ATGAAACGGACCTACCAGCCGAATACTCTGTGGAAAAAGAGAACCCACGGGTTCCGCGAACGCATGAAGACAAAGGGTGGCCGCCTCGTCCTGAAGAAGAGACGGGCAAGAGGCCGCAAGAGACTGTCTGCATAG
- a CDS encoding DUF721 domain-containing protein: MNSLREIVPRMMKNIGLEKRYKDEMIILNWRQIVGEEIAANTRPGRISRRVLTLAAKNAVWAHHLSTLKEEIIAKINAYAGGKAVGDLKFQAGYLRNDQNEENGEDRSPAINWREIRLESGEKKVIEEMTAPLADDLLRAKMRRLLGKELSFRKIRRRQEWQPCRQCGVLRPAGDELCMTCAAAVRAAGRDAVRKLLRDAPWLGYEECTRYIACRRSDFAAVRDELADALLTAAARDENDPVAVPLLAMLLYKVGPQGISEEMLANTLDKVRRKGNVSASRR, encoded by the coding sequence ATGAATTCTCTGCGCGAAATCGTGCCCCGGATGATGAAAAACATCGGTCTTGAAAAGAGATACAAGGATGAGATGATAATTCTCAACTGGCGGCAGATAGTCGGCGAGGAAATTGCGGCCAACACCAGGCCCGGAAGGATAAGTCGCCGGGTGCTGACGTTGGCGGCCAAAAACGCTGTCTGGGCCCATCATCTTTCGACCCTTAAGGAGGAAATAATCGCTAAAATCAACGCTTATGCGGGGGGAAAAGCGGTCGGCGATTTAAAGTTCCAGGCAGGATATTTGCGAAACGACCAGAATGAAGAAAATGGTGAAGATCGATCTCCGGCCATAAACTGGCGGGAGATAAGACTGGAAAGCGGCGAGAAGAAAGTGATCGAAGAGATGACAGCTCCGCTGGCCGACGACTTACTTCGCGCTAAGATGAGGCGCCTACTCGGCAAAGAGCTATCTTTTCGTAAAATCCGCCGCAGGCAGGAATGGCAGCCGTGCAGACAGTGCGGGGTGCTCAGGCCAGCCGGCGACGAGCTGTGCATGACCTGCGCGGCCGCAGTGAGGGCCGCGGGGCGCGATGCTGTCCGCAAGCTTCTGCGGGACGCGCCGTGGCTGGGTTACGAGGAATGCACGCGCTATATTGCATGCCGCCGCAGCGACTTTGCCGCCGTCAGGGACGAATTGGCCGATGCGTTGCTCACAGCGGCGGCCCGCGATGAAAATGACCCGGTCGCGGTGCCGCTATTGGCAATGCTTTTATACAAGGTCGGCCCTCAGGGCATATCAGAAGAAATGCTCGCCAACACGCTTGATAAAGTCAGGAGGAAAGGCAATGTTTCTGCATCTAGGCGCTGA
- the recF gene encoding DNA replication/repair protein RecF translates to MRVDRLNLRNYRNYTTLEVEFTNNINIFVGENAQGKTNILEAIYLGAVGRSHRTAEDDDLVKWDQDSASVDLFFTRQGVANKMGFRLIKGRNKEILFNDFAIKPREVIGSLNAVLFSPEDLWLIKGAPSLRRRFLDIEISQASPLYYRNLLQYNRVVNQRNHLLKKIFDRSKLPELLPSWEEQLAKLAVFIVTKRLEAVKKLGMLANLMHRRLTGSRENLSFAYQLAAGDGTIPDDLYGWYRSKFEELRQMDIARGSTSVGPHRDDIILRVNNRELRSFGSQGQQRTGILALKLAELEFLKSETGEYPVLLLDDVMSELDSLRREQLLSFIRDRIQTFITATDATLFPAARAVRYFRVQDGMIME, encoded by the coding sequence ATGAGGGTAGATAGGCTTAATCTGAGGAATTATCGCAACTATACAACCCTTGAGGTTGAGTTCACAAATAATATAAATATTTTTGTCGGTGAGAACGCCCAAGGCAAGACAAACATCCTCGAAGCGATTTACCTCGGGGCGGTGGGTCGTTCTCACCGCACTGCCGAGGACGACGATCTGGTAAAATGGGATCAAGACAGTGCCAGTGTCGACCTTTTTTTTACCCGCCAGGGAGTAGCCAATAAGATGGGCTTCAGGCTAATAAAAGGGCGAAATAAAGAGATATTATTTAATGATTTCGCAATTAAACCGCGCGAAGTAATAGGGTCACTGAATGCCGTGCTTTTTTCGCCCGAGGATCTGTGGCTGATAAAAGGGGCTCCTTCTTTGCGGAGGCGATTTCTCGATATAGAGATTTCCCAAGCGTCGCCTCTTTATTATCGCAATCTGCTGCAGTACAACCGGGTGGTAAATCAGCGTAACCACCTGTTGAAGAAAATTTTTGACCGCAGCAAATTGCCGGAGTTGCTACCGTCATGGGAGGAGCAACTGGCCAAGCTGGCGGTGTTTATTGTTACAAAACGTCTGGAAGCGGTAAAGAAGCTTGGCATGCTGGCCAACTTGATGCACCGCCGCCTGACGGGGAGCAGGGAAAACCTGTCGTTTGCCTATCAGCTTGCAGCCGGGGACGGCACCATTCCGGACGACCTATATGGCTGGTATCGCAGTAAGTTCGAGGAATTGCGGCAGATGGACATTGCCCGTGGCAGCACGTCGGTCGGGCCCCACCGCGATGATATAATTCTTAGGGTTAATAACCGAGAATTGCGCAGCTTCGGGTCGCAGGGCCAGCAGCGAACAGGCATACTGGCATTGAAACTGGCCGAGCTTGAGTTTCTCAAGTCGGAAACGGGGGAATATCCTGTGTTGCTGCTTGACGATGTGATGAGCGAATTGGATAGTCTGCGACGCGAGCAACTGTTATCTTTTATCCGTGACCGTATCCAGACTTTTATAACGGCTACCGATGCCACCCTTTTCCCGGCGGCGCGCGCCGTGCGTTATTTCCGGGTTCAAGACGGGATGATTATGGAGTGA
- the mnmE gene encoding tRNA uridine-5-carboxymethylaminomethyl(34) synthesis GTPase MnmE — protein MFQEDTIAAIATAVGEGGIGIVRLSGPDAIAVAGAIFRAASGAPASGQQSYRAAYGSIVDPHSGQTVDEALLLVMRAPRSYTREDVAEIHCHGGPLPLRRVLGLVLAAGVRLAEPGEFTKRAFLNGRLDLTQAEAVIDVIRARTDASLRMAVGHLAGAFSDKVRAFRHEILRLVAHLEAAIDFPENDIEELAARDVAAAADKLCVDLDRMLATAQTGRILREGLETVIIGKPNVGKSSLLNALLGEKRAIVTEIPGTTRDLIEEFVNIGGIPIKVVDTAGIRETADVVERIGVARAREAIAQADLILLLLDASAPLAAEDKEVMGLLEGRSAIVLINKTDLPSVIDFDEVHRHVAGKPVIRISALEGAGVEELEKVIVEMVYSGQVSQPEGAFVNNVRHSRILQQARERLADALATVAAGMPPDCVVVDLRAAWEKLGEITGETVGEDIIDQIFTQFCIGK, from the coding sequence GTGTTCCAGGAAGACACCATAGCCGCCATAGCAACAGCCGTGGGCGAGGGCGGCATAGGCATCGTCCGCCTCAGCGGGCCGGACGCCATCGCCGTGGCCGGCGCCATTTTCCGCGCCGCCAGCGGCGCCCCGGCAAGCGGGCAGCAGTCATACCGGGCGGCTTACGGCAGCATTGTCGATCCGCATAGCGGCCAGACGGTGGACGAAGCGCTGCTGCTTGTAATGCGCGCTCCCCGATCCTACACCCGCGAAGACGTAGCCGAGATCCATTGCCACGGCGGCCCTCTGCCCCTACGGCGCGTCCTCGGCCTCGTTCTCGCCGCCGGGGTGCGGTTGGCCGAACCGGGGGAATTCACCAAGAGGGCTTTTTTGAATGGACGCCTCGACCTCACCCAGGCCGAAGCGGTAATAGACGTCATCCGCGCCAGAACCGACGCCTCGCTGCGCATGGCGGTCGGGCATCTGGCCGGAGCCTTTTCCGATAAGGTCCGCGCCTTCCGCCACGAAATTCTTCGCCTCGTCGCCCACCTGGAAGCGGCAATCGACTTTCCCGAAAACGATATCGAAGAACTGGCGGCTCGGGATGTCGCAGCCGCGGCGGACAAGCTGTGCGTCGATCTCGACCGGATGCTGGCCACTGCCCAGACGGGGCGCATCCTGCGGGAAGGGTTGGAGACGGTCATCATCGGCAAGCCCAACGTAGGCAAATCCAGCCTGCTGAACGCCCTGCTCGGCGAAAAGCGGGCGATCGTCACCGAGATACCGGGCACAACCCGCGATCTCATTGAAGAATTCGTCAACATCGGCGGCATCCCGATCAAGGTCGTCGACACGGCCGGCATCCGCGAGACAGCCGACGTTGTCGAGCGCATCGGCGTCGCCAGGGCCCGCGAAGCCATCGCCCAAGCCGACCTCATCCTGCTGCTGCTCGACGCGTCGGCGCCGCTTGCGGCCGAGGACAAGGAGGTCATGGGCCTGCTTGAAGGCCGGTCGGCGATTGTTTTGATCAACAAGACCGATCTCCCGTCGGTTATAGACTTTGACGAGGTCCATCGTCACGTCGCCGGTAAGCCGGTCATAAGAATATCCGCCCTCGAAGGCGCCGGAGTCGAAGAGTTGGAAAAAGTCATTGTCGAGATGGTCTACAGCGGACAGGTCAGCCAGCCGGAGGGGGCGTTCGTAAACAATGTGCGCCACAGCCGCATCCTCCAGCAGGCGCGCGAACGCCTGGCCGACGCCCTCGCCACTGTGGCCGCCGGCATGCCCCCCGACTGCGTCGTCGTCGACCTTCGGGCGGCGTGGGAGAAACTCGGCGAAATCACCGGCGAGACGGTCGGCGAAGATATTATCGACCAGATATTCACGCAGTTCTGCATCGGAAAGTAA
- a CDS encoding YidC/Oxa1 family membrane protein insertase, which translates to MKAALTFFYNITAKVGVPSYGIAIILLTIAIKMILYPLTVKQVKSMKAMQDIAPKLKALQEKYKDNKEKMNREVATLYKEAGVNPLAGCLPLVIQMPFFIAIFFAIKEYTYVSNPGFLWLANLAQDNPSDPYYILPFLAAATTYISTKQTTTDQSQQNKMMLLFMPLFIGYITITFPAGLGLYWVVSNVVQIAQQWWLYKPAAAAQGGAR; encoded by the coding sequence ATGAAAGCCGCGCTGACGTTCTTTTACAATATCACGGCGAAGGTGGGCGTGCCCAGCTACGGTATCGCCATCATCCTGCTGACCATAGCTATCAAAATGATTCTCTATCCGCTGACGGTTAAACAGGTTAAATCGATGAAAGCGATGCAGGATATCGCTCCCAAACTGAAGGCTCTGCAGGAGAAATACAAGGATAACAAAGAAAAGATGAACCGCGAGGTGGCTACGCTTTACAAGGAAGCGGGCGTTAATCCGCTGGCCGGCTGCCTGCCGCTCGTTATCCAGATGCCGTTCTTCATCGCGATCTTCTTCGCCATCAAGGAATACACCTATGTCAGCAACCCCGGCTTCCTTTGGCTGGCGAACCTGGCGCAGGACAACCCCAGCGATCCTTACTACATCCTGCCGTTCCTCGCGGCGGCCACCACTTACATTTCCACCAAGCAGACCACCACCGACCAGTCGCAGCAGAATAAGATGATGCTTTTGTTCATGCCGCTGTTCATCGGGTATATTACCATTACCTTCCCTGCCGGGCTGGGATTGTACTGGGTGGTAAGCAATGTGGTGCAAATAGCCCAGCAGTGGTGGCTCTATAAGCCGGCTGCTGCGGCGCAGGGAGGGGCGCGCTGA
- the rnpA gene encoding ribonuclease P protein component, giving the protein MYKLPKSGRLRRNKSFQAVYRSGKSIANRQMVLYVLPQHGRERRVGFAAGKRLGNAVVRNRVKRLLREAYRLQQHKLKNGFDLIIVGRQSLVNGTLPTVTAALLHLCERAKILV; this is encoded by the coding sequence ATGTATAAATTGCCGAAGTCTGGCCGGTTGCGCCGGAACAAGAGCTTCCAGGCGGTATACCGGAGTGGTAAGTCTATCGCCAATCGACAAATGGTTCTATACGTTCTTCCCCAGCACGGCCGCGAACGCCGTGTAGGTTTTGCTGCCGGCAAGCGGCTGGGAAATGCGGTTGTCCGCAACCGCGTGAAGAGATTGTTGCGCGAGGCCTACCGTCTCCAGCAGCACAAATTGAAGAACGGCTTCGACCTTATTATCGTTGGCCGCCAATCGTTGGTGAACGGGACTTTGCCTACGGTGACCGCCGCTTTGTTGCATCTATGCGAACGGGCCAAAATCCTCGTCTGA
- the dnaA gene encoding chromosomal replication initiator protein DnaA — protein sequence MDTAHMAAVWEQVLKSMEKEIIKPIFDTWIRSTIPLSLTDTTLEIGTPSQFIKDWIETRYTSTIQNTVQQVLHKPIEIRFVNLDLESEKSQSEQKLGEDSSKPFVEKISIPPNQENGLEELHTRRTPNGSEEILSSLNPKYTFETFVIGNSNRFAHAASLAVAEVPAKVYNPFFIYGGVGLGKTHLMHAIGHRIRQNHPHLKVVYISSEKFTNELINSIRDGNPESFRQKYRNIDVLLVDDIQFLSKKEHTQEEFFHTFNTLHEANKQIIISSDRPPREIPTLEDRLRSRFEWGLITDIQPPDLETRIAILRKKAIIEGFTMPNDVMVFIASRIDNNIRELEGALIRVIAYASLTNQSIDMNLATEALKDIFPNSRPRQITMELIQQIVAVYFKIKQEDLLAKKRTRNVTYPRQIAMYLCRELTETSLPRIGEMFGGRDHTTVIHAHDKISRERNEDVKLNNILKEITKRIESA from the coding sequence ATGGATACTGCTCATATGGCTGCGGTTTGGGAACAAGTACTTAAAAGTATGGAAAAAGAAATTATTAAGCCAATTTTCGATACTTGGATCAGGTCGACTATTCCCCTGTCGCTGACCGATACAACCCTGGAAATAGGCACCCCCAGCCAGTTTATAAAAGACTGGATTGAAACCCGTTACACTTCAACCATTCAGAATACCGTTCAACAAGTGTTGCATAAGCCCATCGAAATCCGCTTCGTCAATCTCGACCTTGAAAGCGAGAAGAGTCAGAGCGAACAGAAACTGGGCGAAGATTCGTCAAAGCCGTTTGTAGAGAAAATATCCATTCCTCCCAATCAGGAAAACGGCCTGGAAGAATTACACACAAGACGGACTCCCAACGGCTCAGAGGAAATTCTTTCCTCTCTGAATCCCAAGTATACATTCGAAACCTTTGTCATCGGAAATTCAAACCGCTTTGCCCATGCCGCGTCTCTGGCGGTCGCCGAAGTTCCGGCTAAGGTTTATAACCCGTTCTTTATTTACGGCGGTGTCGGTCTTGGCAAAACCCATCTGATGCACGCTATCGGTCACCGCATCAGACAAAACCACCCCCATTTAAAAGTAGTGTATATTTCCAGCGAGAAATTCACCAATGAACTGATCAACTCTATCCGTGACGGCAATCCCGAAAGCTTCCGTCAGAAGTACCGCAATATAGACGTTCTGCTCGTCGACGATATCCAGTTTCTGTCCAAGAAAGAGCATACCCAGGAAGAGTTTTTTCATACTTTCAATACCTTGCACGAAGCCAATAAACAAATTATTATTTCCAGCGACCGGCCGCCACGGGAAATTCCTACCCTGGAGGATCGCCTACGGTCGCGATTTGAGTGGGGTCTTATCACCGATATCCAGCCGCCTGACTTGGAAACCAGGATCGCCATCCTTCGCAAGAAAGCAATCATCGAAGGCTTTACCATGCCAAACGATGTTATGGTTTTTATTGCCAGTCGCATCGACAATAATATCCGCGAACTTGAAGGAGCCCTTATCAGGGTCATTGCCTATGCATCGCTGACAAATCAGAGTATCGATATGAACCTGGCCACCGAAGCGCTTAAGGATATTTTCCCCAACAGCCGTCCTCGTCAGATAACTATGGAGCTTATCCAGCAGATAGTTGCCGTTTATTTCAAGATTAAGCAGGAAGACCTGCTTGCTAAAAAGCGAACCCGCAACGTTACATATCCCCGTCAGATTGCCATGTATCTGTGCCGCGAACTGACGGAAACTTCTTTGCCCCGCATCGGCGAAATGTTCGGCGGTCGCGATCACACGACAGTTATTCACGCCCACGACAAAATCAGCCGCGAACGAAACGAAGATGTTAAACTTAACAATATTCTCAAGGAAATAACCAAACGCATCGAAAGTGCATAA
- the jag gene encoding RNA-binding cell elongation regulator Jag/EloR: MTSVEKTGKTVDEAVEAAIAELGVSREQIEYEVLEEPSKGLFGFLGGKPARVRVGLVAGHGAAPQENKERASSAVKPTSDPVEVAKTFLTSVFKAMKLNVRIEKLTGIDQVTLNLRGEDLGILIGKHGQTLDALQYLTNLAAHRESEERVRIIIDVEDYRKRREETLVRLAQRLADRVKLRGEKVVLEPMSPHERKIIHTALQDDLRVTTFSEGEEPFRKVVIALKK; encoded by the coding sequence ATGACTAGTGTGGAAAAGACGGGCAAGACGGTAGATGAGGCTGTCGAGGCCGCTATTGCCGAACTCGGTGTAAGCCGGGAGCAAATTGAATACGAAGTGTTGGAAGAACCCAGCAAAGGGCTGTTCGGTTTTCTCGGCGGTAAACCCGCCCGCGTGCGGGTCGGGCTGGTTGCCGGCCATGGCGCCGCCCCGCAGGAGAATAAGGAGCGCGCTAGCTCGGCCGTCAAGCCGACGTCTGATCCGGTCGAAGTAGCGAAAACTTTCCTGACGAGCGTTTTCAAGGCCATGAAGCTCAACGTAAGGATCGAGAAACTCACCGGCATCGATCAGGTGACCCTCAACTTGCGCGGCGAAGATCTTGGCATCCTGATCGGCAAGCACGGACAGACGCTGGACGCGCTCCAGTACCTGACCAATCTCGCCGCCCACCGGGAAAGCGAAGAGCGGGTGAGGATAATCATCGACGTGGAAGACTACCGTAAGCGCCGCGAGGAGACGCTGGTGCGGCTGGCTCAGCGGCTGGCCGACCGGGTGAAGCTGCGCGGCGAGAAAGTCGTCCTCGAACCGATGAGCCCCCACGAGCGCAAGATAATACATACCGCCCTCCAGGACGATCTGCGGGTGACGACCTTCAGCGAGGGCGAAGAGCCCTTCCGCAAAGTCGTAATTGCCCTGAAAAAATAA
- the dnaN gene encoding DNA polymerase III subunit beta, producing MKIFCPKDDLHHAVQTVQKAVATKTPLPILTGIYLSAQNGKLQLQATDYEVGISCTVTATVEEPGAIVLSGRYLQEMVRRLPGDTIEISSSKEDRTIKITSQNSQFNLLSLPAEEFPVLKPVSGDNSFTVQDGILRDLIKKTVFASATDEARPIFTGGLIEVENDEIRMVATNTHRLALKRAKLAAGSGNAKMIIPAKILNELARLLATEEPMDVSLSWQKNQVGIVFDDVYINSRLIEGQFPDYNKVIPASFATKVQLNTDQFLDAVERVSLLARDGEYNVVKFFFKDGAVVISSNNPDVGKAREIVEAKTDGNEVEIAFNAKYVTDILKNIDSDELVFSLNTPLSPAGIKPVGDDNYTYVITPVRTG from the coding sequence ATGAAAATTTTTTGCCCGAAAGATGATTTGCACCATGCCGTGCAGACGGTGCAAAAGGCGGTGGCTACCAAAACACCTCTCCCGATCCTGACAGGCATATATCTTTCCGCTCAAAACGGCAAGCTTCAACTGCAGGCTACCGACTACGAAGTCGGCATCAGCTGCACTGTGACGGCTACCGTAGAAGAGCCGGGGGCAATTGTCCTGTCGGGTCGTTATCTTCAGGAAATGGTGCGCCGCTTACCGGGCGATACGATCGAAATATCCTCAAGTAAAGAAGACCGGACGATTAAAATAACTTCCCAGAATTCGCAGTTCAATCTTCTTAGCCTGCCGGCAGAGGAATTCCCTGTCTTAAAACCGGTCAGCGGCGATAATTCCTTCACCGTCCAAGATGGAATTCTCCGCGATCTTATCAAAAAAACGGTGTTTGCCAGTGCCACCGACGAGGCCAGGCCGATATTTACCGGCGGCCTGATAGAAGTAGAAAACGACGAAATCCGTATGGTCGCCACAAATACACATCGCCTGGCGCTAAAAAGAGCAAAACTCGCTGCCGGCAGCGGAAACGCCAAGATGATTATTCCTGCCAAGATACTCAACGAGCTGGCCAGGCTGCTGGCAACGGAAGAACCGATGGATGTTTCCCTGTCCTGGCAAAAAAATCAGGTAGGAATCGTTTTTGACGACGTATATATTAATTCCCGTCTGATTGAAGGGCAATTTCCCGATTACAACAAAGTAATCCCCGCATCGTTTGCTACTAAGGTTCAACTCAATACCGACCAGTTCCTGGACGCGGTCGAGCGTGTTTCGCTTCTCGCCAGGGATGGGGAATACAATGTTGTAAAATTTTTCTTTAAAGACGGCGCGGTTGTGATTTCATCCAACAACCCGGATGTAGGTAAAGCGCGGGAAATAGTCGAGGCGAAAACGGACGGCAACGAAGTGGAAATAGCGTTTAATGCTAAGTATGTAACCGACATTCTTAAAAATATCGACAGCGACGAACTGGTGTTCTCGCTTAACACGCCACTCAGTCCCGCCGGCATAAAACCCGTCGGCGATGACAATTATACTTATGTAATCACGCCTGTGCGCACTGGCTGA
- a CDS encoding DUF370 domain-containing protein, which produces MFLHLGADTVIPLRDVIAITDIKTVRSGINDDFLRVMREENMIDDISDGNAKSFVVTDKLVFLSAISAATLKKRANFLAEDDED; this is translated from the coding sequence ATGTTTCTGCATCTAGGCGCTGATACGGTGATACCCCTCCGCGACGTAATCGCCATCACCGATATCAAGACTGTAAGGTCGGGGATAAACGATGATTTCCTGCGGGTGATGAGAGAAGAAAATATGATTGACGATATTTCCGACGGCAACGCAAAGAGTTTCGTCGTTACCGACAAACTGGTGTTCCTGTCGGCAATTTCTGCGGCGACCCTCAAGAAACGGGCCAATTTCCTGGCTGAAGACGACGAAGACTAA
- the mnmG gene encoding tRNA uridine-5-carboxymethylaminomethyl(34) synthesis enzyme MnmG, producing the protein MFSAGSYDVIVVGAGHAGCEAALAAARLGVRTLLVTLDMDNIAMMPCNPAVGGPAKGHLVREIDALGGEMGINTDRTAIQMRMLNTGKGPAVHALRAQADKKLYQQYMKETLENQPNLDVKQLLVEELLVEDGAVAGVTTETGETYSCRCVIIATGTYLRGKIIIGDVDFSGGPNGQRSADTFADSLAAHGVIIMRFKTGTPARVDRRSLDFSKMIVQPGDERAHNFSFMSDIATREQLPCWLTYTNARTHQVIRDNLHRAPLYTGKIEGTGPRYCPSIEVKIVRFEEKESHQLFIEPEGLHTNEMYVQGMSTSLPVEVQYAFLRTIPGLENVEIMRPGYAIEYDCFDPTQLKPTLEFKKIAGLFSAGQSNGTSGYEEAAAQGLMAGINAALLIKGRPSFILGRGDAYIGVLIDDLVTKGTDEPYRIMTSRAEYRLILRQDNADLRLTEKGRALGLVDDERYRRFVAKRDAIAETLTMLNAATVTPTPETQEKLQAMGSAELRSGSTLYDLLRRTELDYTILQSQFGLPDIPAAVREQVEIAVKYEGYIRKQAEQVERSAKLEAKLLPAAVDYEAISGLSLEARQKLTKIQPRSVGQAARISGVSPADVSILLVFLEQYRRRGEGQ; encoded by the coding sequence ATGTTCTCAGCCGGAAGCTATGACGTAATCGTCGTCGGCGCCGGCCACGCCGGCTGCGAGGCGGCGCTGGCCGCCGCCCGCCTCGGCGTGCGCACACTGCTCGTCACCCTCGATATGGACAATATTGCCATGATGCCCTGCAACCCGGCTGTCGGCGGTCCGGCCAAAGGACACCTCGTCCGCGAGATCGACGCCCTCGGCGGTGAGATGGGCATCAACACCGACCGTACCGCTATTCAGATGCGGATGCTCAACACCGGCAAAGGCCCGGCTGTCCACGCCCTTCGCGCCCAGGCAGACAAGAAGCTATATCAGCAGTATATGAAAGAAACGCTGGAGAATCAGCCCAACCTCGACGTCAAGCAATTGCTGGTGGAAGAGCTGCTGGTCGAAGACGGCGCGGTGGCCGGCGTGACTACCGAGACGGGCGAAACGTATTCCTGTCGGTGCGTGATCATTGCTACCGGCACTTACCTGCGCGGCAAGATTATCATCGGCGACGTCGACTTCTCCGGCGGGCCTAACGGCCAACGGTCGGCAGACACCTTCGCCGATTCCCTCGCCGCGCACGGAGTTATTATCATGCGCTTCAAAACCGGCACTCCGGCCAGGGTTGACCGGCGCAGTCTCGATTTTTCCAAAATGATAGTTCAACCGGGAGACGAGCGGGCGCACAATTTTTCCTTTATGAGCGACATAGCCACTCGCGAGCAGCTACCATGCTGGCTTACATACACCAATGCCCGCACCCACCAGGTTATTCGCGACAACCTTCACCGCGCCCCCCTTTACACCGGCAAGATTGAGGGCACCGGCCCCCGTTACTGCCCGTCCATCGAGGTAAAAATCGTCCGTTTCGAGGAGAAGGAGTCCCACCAGCTTTTCATAGAACCCGAAGGCCTCCACACCAACGAAATGTACGTCCAGGGCATGTCAACCAGCTTGCCGGTCGAGGTCCAGTACGCCTTTCTCCGCACCATTCCCGGCCTGGAAAACGTGGAAATCATGCGGCCTGGCTACGCCATCGAATATGATTGCTTCGACCCTACGCAACTTAAACCGACGCTGGAATTTAAAAAGATCGCCGGCCTCTTTTCCGCCGGCCAGTCAAACGGCACCTCCGGATACGAGGAGGCGGCCGCCCAAGGTTTGATGGCCGGCATCAACGCCGCTCTGCTAATCAAAGGGCGCCCTTCTTTTATTCTCGGGCGCGGCGACGCTTATATAGGCGTGCTGATCGACGACCTTGTTACCAAAGGCACCGACGAGCCTTATCGCATCATGACCTCGCGGGCCGAATACCGTCTTATTCTCCGCCAAGACAACGCCGACTTGCGTCTTACCGAGAAGGGACGCGCGCTCGGCCTGGTGGACGACGAGCGCTATCGCCGCTTTGTCGCCAAGCGCGACGCCATCGCCGAAACGCTAACCATGCTTAACGCAGCCACCGTAACTCCCACCCCCGAAACCCAGGAAAAACTGCAGGCCATGGGCTCTGCGGAGCTGCGCTCCGGCAGCACCCTCTACGACCTCCTCCGCCGCACCGAGCTGGACTATACTATCCTGCAGAGTCAATTCGGCTTGCCCGACATCCCGGCCGCCGTCCGCGAACAGGTGGAAATTGCCGTCAAATACGAAGGCTACATCAGAAAGCAAGCCGAGCAGGTTGAGCGGTCAGCCAAGCTCGAAGCCAAGCTGCTTCCCGCCGCAGTCGATTACGAAGCTATCAGTGGTCTGTCGCTCGAAGCCCGGCAGAAGTTGACCAAGATCCAGCCTCGGTCGGTCGGCCAGGCGGCCCGCATCTCCGGCGTTTCGCCCGCCGACGTATCCATTTTGCTCGTCTTCCTGGAACAGTACCGCCGCAGGGGGGAAGGACAGTGA
- the yidD gene encoding membrane protein insertion efficiency factor YidD — protein MKSLLLYAILFYRKFISPLKPPSCRFVPTCSEYAFEAVEKHGPWTGTKMAVRRILRCHPFGASGYDPVR, from the coding sequence ATGAAATCCTTACTCCTCTACGCCATCCTGTTCTACCGGAAGTTTATTTCTCCACTCAAGCCTCCTTCCTGCCGGTTTGTACCAACATGCTCGGAGTACGCTTTCGAGGCGGTCGAGAAACACGGGCCTTGGACGGGTACAAAGATGGCCGTCAGGCGTATCCTCCGCTGCCACCCTTTCGGTGCCAGCGGCTATGATCCCGTTCGCTGA
- a CDS encoding RNA-binding S4 domain-containing protein: protein MEDITIHTETIQLDQFLKWAGAAESGGQVKEMVSAGMVSVNGVTVSERRKKLQPGDVVVVKDYGSWKVAGA from the coding sequence ATGGAGGATATAACCATTCATACCGAAACCATTCAGCTTGATCAGTTTTTGAAATGGGCCGGCGCCGCAGAAAGCGGCGGACAGGTTAAGGAAATGGTGTCGGCAGGCATGGTGTCGGTCAACGGGGTAACTGTCAGCGAGCGGCGCAAGAAGTTGCAGCCTGGTGATGTCGTTGTCGTGAAAGACTACGGGAGTTGGAAGGTCGCCGGCGCATAA